The Camelina sativa cultivar DH55 chromosome 14, Cs, whole genome shotgun sequence genome includes a window with the following:
- the LOC104738845 gene encoding coumaroyl-CoA:anthocyanidin 3-O-glucoside-6''-O-coumaroyltransferase 1-like yields MYFFTCPVGSRQHNTFLYKNKATHFLKAQSHNTMAHLQPPNVIETTHISPPKGTVPSTTLPLTFFDAPWLNLPLSEFLFFFSYQNSTDCFLKDILPNLKQSLSITLKHFFPYAGKLIIPPRPDPPYLRYKDGEDSLLLIVAESTGTADFNDLKADSAKDIRVLHGVMPKLPPPHVSPEGILMRPTRVMQVTIFPGAGICIGNSATHFVADGVTFSHFMKYWMTLTKSKGQDPAATLLLPSPPDHSCRNMIKDPGEVAKGHLERFWSQNYSSHATSENMVRATFTMSRKQIENLKHWVTEQSDYQSPVSTFVVYLAFTWVSLIKTLIEGSGEGDKDEVFHLMINVDCRNRLKYAETEPIPQTYFGNCIAPGIVSVKKRDLLGQKDVLAASNALTARISDMLSSDLLKTAPSWGQGVRKWAMSRFPTSIAGAPKLRMYDMDFGLGKPCKMDIAHIETGGSIALAESRDGSNGEK; encoded by the coding sequence ATGTACTTCTTCACTTGCCCAGTTGGTTCAAGACAACACAACACGTTCCTTTATAAAAACAAAGCAACTCATTTCCTCAAAGCTCAATCACATAACACCATGGCTCATCTTCAACCTCCTAACGTCATCGAGACCACTCACATCTCTCCCCCAAAAGGCACCGTTCCATCCACCACTCTTCCTCTCACCTTCTTCGATGCCCCATGGCTCAATCTACCACTCTCcgagtttctcttcttcttctcttaccaAAACTCAACTGATTGTTTCCTCAAAGACATTTTACCTAACCTCAAACAATCACTCTCCATTACCCTCAAACATTTCTTCCCATACGCCGGCAAACTAATCATCCCGCCTCGTCCCGATCCTCCCTACTTACGCTACAAGGATGGTGaagactctcttcttctcattgtTGCAGAGTCCACTGGAACAGCTGATTTCAATGATTTGAAAGCCGATTCTGCTAAAGATATCAGAGTGTTGCATGGCGTCATGCCAAAGTTACCTCCACCTCATGTCTCTCCAGAAGGAATTCTGATGCGGCCAACGAGGGTGATGCAAGTCACCATCTTCCCTGGAGCCGGAATCTGTATAGGCAACTCAGCTACTCATTTTGTAGCAGATGGAGTCACCTTCAGTCATTTCATGAAGTATTGGATGACATTGACCAAATCCAAGGGCCAAGATCCAGCTGCCACGCTTCTTCTACCCTCTCCGCCTGATCACAGCTGCAGAAACATGATCAAGGACCCAGGCGAGGTAGCTAAAGGACACTTGGAGAGGTTTTGGAGTCAAAACTACAGCTCACATGCCACGTCTGAGAACATGGTCAGAGCTACTTTTACAATGAGCCGTAAACAGATAGAAAATCTCAAGCATTGGGTTACAGAGCAGTCTGATTATCAGTCTCCTGTTTCTACCTTCGTGGTGTATCTAGCGTTCACTTGGGTGAGCTTGATCAAGACGCTTATTGAAGGAAGTGGAGAGGGAGACAAAGATGAGGTCTTTCACTTGATGATTAATGTGGATTGCAGGAATCGTCTCAAGTATGCAGAAACAGAACCAATACCACAAACATACTTTGGCAACTGCATAGCTCCTGGTATCGTATCAGTCAAGAAACGAGATTTGCTAGGACAAAAAGACGTTTTGGCTGCTTCGAATGCACTGACAGCGAGAATCAGTGATATGTTATCAAGTGATCTATTGAAAACAGCCCCAAGTTGGGGACAAGGAGTACGCAAATGGGCAATGTCACGCTTTCCAACATCAATAGCAGGAGCTCCAAAGCTGAGAATGTATGATATGGATTTTGGGTTAGGAAAGCCCTGCAAAATGGATATTGCACACATAGAAACAGGAGGTTCAATTGCATTGGCAGAGTCCAGAGACGGCAGTAATGGAGAGAAGTAA
- the LOC104738848 gene encoding H/ACA ribonucleoprotein complex non-core subunit NAF1-like, producing the protein MVGFLAKPAKTVEEEELLALQVLVDQQDPKVKAFKDTLDFPSLDSFLDFDSVSWFGSNRNVEEFSIEDTDFGFFENNMDMVQETVKSESIERKPELCDGISGQVAVSSISPESMVEEKPVLCHVMSEPVGVSSIEAGSVQPKVCDEPAVKDSEPAVSDNSRPMEGETEPVVVSVACPTMDLDDSGSKKTDEGLACSIEVGLKKVSLAMDDDDKIVDAKGKTDSSESESETSNSSSSSCASGSSEEEESDEDESDQEENNKEKKFEDHMVLGKEDDLARELEEGEIENLGEEYGDDEIEVVEDDDDDDDDDDDDDEVNEMIAWSNDEDDDFGLQTKEPIRSKNELKELPPVPAVDVTLEPHHATLPVGVVLSIMSTQVIVEGMEKHSPLTEGSILWLTEKRTPLGLVDEIFGPVKCPYYIVRFNSESEVPEGISQGTPVSFVADFAQHILNIKELQKKGYDASGDNDEEIPDELEFSDDEKEAEYKRMQKMEKRGMMNDQKPGNTRNKKKKNRDLERPTSNYSGKWTENQGSSSLSSSRSDPQMGGTVPTLHPRPQMDGFGSSSLSSSRSDPQMGGPVPALHPRPQMDGFPPNNAAWRPQSNQQNPYQFPPIPNQMGMHNLAPMQIPLMAM; encoded by the exons ATGGTTGGGTTTCTCGCTAAACCAGCCAAAaccgttgaagaagaagagctgcTAGCTCTGCAAGTCCTAGTCGATCAACAAGACCCCAAGGTAAAAGCTTTCAAGGACACTCTTGATTTCCCTTCCCTCGATTCTTTTCTTGATTTCGATTCCGTCTCTTGGTTTGGGAGTAATCGAAACGTTGAGGAGTTTAGCATTGAAGATACCGACTTTGGTTTCTTTGAGAACAATATGGATATGGTTCAAGAAACTGTTAAGTCTGAGTCGATTGAGAGAAAGCCTGAGCTTTGTGATGGCATATCTGGCCAAGTTGCTGTGAGTTCGATTAGTCCTGAGTCTATGGTTGAAGAAAAGCCTGTGCTTTGTCATGTCATGTCTGAGCCAGTTGGAGTGAGCTCTATTGAGGCTGGGTCGGTACAGCCCAAGGTCTGTGATGAACCAGCAGTGAAAGATTCAGAACCGGCTGTTTCTGACAACTCTAGGCCCATGGAAGGTGAGACTGAGCCAGTTGTTGTGTCTGTTGCTTGCCCCACCATGGATTTGGATGATTCAGGGTCGAAGAAAACAGATGAGGGTTTGGCTTGTTCTATTGAAGTAGGGTTGAAGAAGGTAAGTTTGGCgatggatgatgatgacaagATTGTTGATGCTAAAGGGAAAACGGATTCTTCTGAGTCTGAGAGCGAAACCTCAAACTCTTCCTCAAGCAGTTGTGCTAGTGGTAGCAGTGAGGAAGAGgagagtgatgaagatgagagcGACCAAGAGGAAAATAACAAGGAAAAGAAGTTTGAAGATCACATGGTCTTGGGGAAAGAGGATGATCTAGCAAGGGAACTTGAAGAGGGTGAGATAGAGAATTTAGGTGAGGAGTATGGGGATGACGAAATTGAggttgttgaagatgatgatgacgatgatgatgatgatgatgacgatgatgaagtGAATGAGATGATTGCTTGGAGcaatgatgaggatgatgactTCGGTTTGCAAACAAAAGAACCTATAAGGTCAAAGAATGAACTCAAG GAGCTTCCTCCAGTTCCAGCTGTGGATGTCACTCTGGAACCGCATCATGCCACACTTCCTGTTGGAGTTGTTCTTTCG ATAATGAGCACACAAGTAATAGTTGAGGGAATGGAAAAGCACAGTCCTTTGACTGAAGGTTCTATCCTCTGGTTAACTGAAAAAAGAACCCCATTGGGACTGGTGGATGAGATCTTTGGACCCGTAAAATGCCCTTACTATATTGTGAGGTTCAATTCAGAGAGCGAAGTGCCAGAGGGGATTAGTCAAGGAACACCTGTCTCTTTTGTCGCAGATTTCGCTCAACATATCCTTAATATCAAGGAACTGCAGAAGAAAGGTTACGATGCATCTGGGGATAACGACGAGGAGATACCAGACGAGCTAGAGTTCTCAGATGATGAAAAAGAAGCTGAATACAAAAGAATgcagaagatggagaagagagGGATGATGAATGACCAAAAACCTGGTAatacaagaaacaagaagaagaaaaaccgaGATCTCGAAAGGCCTACAAGCAACTACTCAGGCAAATGGACAGAGAACCAGGGATCTAGTTCTCTAAGCTCAAGCCGTTCTGATCCTCAGATGGGTGGTACGGTTCCAACTCTTCATCCGCGTCCTCAAATGGACGGTTTCGGATCTAGTTCTCTAAGCTCAAGCCGTTCTGATCCTCAGATGGGTGGTCCGGTTCCAGCTCTTCATCCGCGTCCTCAAATGGACGGTTTCCCTCCAAACAATGCAGCATGGAGGCCCCAAAGTAATCAGCAGAACCCATATCAGTTTCCTCCTATACCTAATCAGATGGGAATGCACAATCTAGCCCCAATGCAGATACCTTTGATGGCTAT GTAA
- the LOC104738847 gene encoding beta-glucuronosyltransferase GlcAT14B-like, protein MRKLYRKLRDPFARVKRHVTTSHSAGFRDRNWMFPFLASLIMSITLLLLFISGQFDGGFNTEEAQLPPLDVVEAESNNDYFVESGFEKSPATPHVVQPEPPTPPRLAYLISGTKGDSHRMMRTLQAVYHPRNQYVLHLDLEAPPRERMDLSMSVKNDPTFRELDNVRVMAQSNLVTYKGPTMIASTLQAVAILLRESLHWDWFLNLSASDYPLVTQDDLLHVFSNLSRNVNFIENTQLTGWKLNQRAKSIIVDPGLYLSKKSDIAWTTQRRSLPTSFKLFTGSAWIMLTRSFLEYCIWGWDNFPRTILMYYTNFVSSPEGYFHTVICNSKEFVNTAIGHDLHYIAWDNPPKQHPRSLSLKDFDNMVKSKAPFARKFHKNDPTLDKIDRELLGRTHRFAPGGWCVGSSANNNDPCSVQGDDSVLNPGPGSERLQELVQTLSSDEYRRKQCS, encoded by the exons ATGAGAAAATTGTATAGGAAGCTCAGAGACCCATTCGCTAGGGTGAAGAGACATGTTACTACTTCACATTCAGCAGGGTTTAGAGACAGAAACTGGATGTTCCCTTTTCTAGCAAGCTTGATCATGTCTATTACACTACtgttgttgtttatttctgGGCAATTCGACGGCGGCTTCAATACGGAAGAAGCTCAATTACCACCATTAGATGTTGTTGAGGCAGAGTCTAATAATGACTACTTTGTAGAATCAGGTTTCGAAAAATCTCCGGCAACTCCTCATGTTGTACAACCAGAGCCTCCTACTCCTCCTAGGTTAGCTTATTTGATATCAGGAACCAAAGGCGATAGTCATAGGATGATGAGGACTTTACAAGCTGTCTACCATCCTAGAAACCAGTATGTTCTGCATTTGGATCTCGAGGCTCCACCTCGGGAACGGATGGACCTGTCCATGTCTGTTAAGAATGATCCTACTTTTCGTGAGTTGGACAATGTTCGCGTCATGGCTCAGTCTAATCTTGTTACTTATAAAGGCCCTACAATGATTGCTTCTACTCTTCAAGCCGTCGCCATTTTGCTGCGAGAGAGCTTACATTGGGATTGGTTTCTTAATCTTAGCGCCTCAGACTATCCTCTAGTAACACAAGATG ATTTGCTACATGTCTTCTCAAACCTGTCTCGGAATGTCAATTTCATCGAGAATACGCAGCTCACCGGATGGAAACT GAATCAGAGGGCTAAATCAATCATTGTTGATCCTGGCCTATACCTATCAAAGAAATCTGACATTGCTTGGACTACTCAACGACGATCACTTCCAACTTCTTTCAAGCTATTCACCG GCTCAGCTTGGATAATGTTGACACGGTCTTTCCTCGAGTACTGCATTTGGGGATGGGATAATTTCCCAAGAACAATACTAATGTACTACACAAATTTCGTATCTTCTCCTGAAGGATACTTCCACACAGTGATCTGCAACAGCAAAGAGTTTGTCAACACTGCTATTGGGCATGATCTACACTACATTGCGTGGGACAATCCTCCAAAGCAACACCCAAGATCTCTCTCCTTGAAGGATTTTGACAATATGGTCAAGAGCAAAGCTCCCTTTGCGCGTAAGTTCCACAAGAACGATCCTACGTTAGACAAGATCGATAGAGAGCTATTGGGACGGACACACCGGTTTGCACCAGGAGGATGGTGTGTTGGGAGTTCAGCTAATAACAATGATCCGTGCTCTGTACAAGGCGACGACTCTGTGTTGAATCCTGGACCTGGTTCTGAGAGGTTGCAGGAGCTTGTTCAGACACTTTCATCTGATGAATATAGGAGAAAACAGTGTTCTTGA
- the LOC109128906 gene encoding H/ACA ribonucleoprotein complex non-core subunit NAF1-like encodes MDDDDKIVDAKGKTDSSESESETSNSSSSSCASGSSEEEESDEDESDQEENNKEKKFEDHMVLGKEDDLARELEEGEIENLGEEYGDDEIEVVEDDDDDDDDDDDDDEVNEMIAWSNDEDDDFGLQTKEPIRSKNELKELPPVPAVDVTLEPHHATLPVGVVLSIMSTQVIVEGMEKHSPLTEGSILWLTEKRTPLGLVDEIFGPVKCPYYIVRFNSESEVPEGISQGTPVSFVADFAQHILNIKELQKKGYDASGDNDEEIPDELEFSDDEKEAEYKRMQKMEKRGMMNDQKPGNTRNKKKKNRDLGRPTNNSSGEWTENQGASSLTSSRSDPQMGGPVPTLLPRPQMDGFPPNNAAWRPQSNQQHPYQFPPIPNQMGMHNLAPMQIPLMAMQSQNQMMFQPQFNGGQMPMPMPGGPGGLNFFPGQASAPWPAMVGQNCFNQPFGMGRGIQQQPLPNELNFNLFSQGLQMHRPQSQMHGPQSQMNPQFQMPPQFQSHQQSPMNPQHQMMHPPQSPMNPQFQRQPQSDMRQNPQSPTNSHSPVQTQSQGFSSGQSSERGRGFRGRGRGRGRGRGRGRFGRGRGRQQSG; translated from the exons atggatgatgatgacaagATTGTTGATGCTAAAGGGAAAACGGATTCTTCTGAGTCTGAGAGCGAAACCTCAAACTCTTCCTCAAGCAGTTGTGCTAGTGGTAGCAGTGAGGAAGAGgagagtgatgaagatgagagcGACCAAGAGGAAAATAACAAGGAAAAGAAGTTTGAAGATCACATGGTCTTGGGGAAAGAGGATGATCTAGCAAGGGAACTTGAAGAGGGTGAGATAGAGAATTTAGGTGAGGAGTATGGGGATGACGAAATTGAggttgttgaagatgatgatgacgatgatgatgatgatgatgacgatgatgaagtGAATGAGATGATTGCTTGGAGcaatgatgaggatgatgactTCGGTTTGCAAACAAAAGAACCTATAAGGTCAAAGAATGAACTCAAG GAGCTTCCTCCAGTTCCAGCTGTGGATGTCACTCTGGAACCGCATCATGCCACACTTCCTGTTGGAGTTGTTCTTTCG ATAATGAGCACACAAGTAATAGTTGAGGGAATGGAAAAGCACAGTCCTTTGACTGAAGGTTCTATCCTCTGGTTAACTGAAAAAAGAACCCCATTGGGACTGGTGGATGAGATCTTTGGACCCGTAAAATGCCCTTACTATATTGTGAGGTTCAATTCAGAGAGCGAAGTGCCAGAGGGGATTAGTCAAGGAACACCTGTCTCTTTTGTCGCAGATTTCGCTCAACATATCCTTAATATCAAGGAACTGCAGAAGAAAGGTTACGATGCATCTGGGGATAACGACGAGGAGATACCAGACGAGCTAGAGTTCTCAGATGATGAAAAAGAAGCTGAATACAAAAGAATgcagaagatggagaagagagGGATGATGAATGACCAAAAACCTGGTAatacaagaaacaagaagaagaaaaaccgaGATCTCGGAAGGCCTACAAACAATTCCTCAGGAGAATGGACAGAGAACCAGGGAGCTAGTTCTCTAACCTCAAGCCGTTCTGATCCTCAGATGGGTGGTCCGGTTCCAACTCTTCTTCCGCGTCCTCAAATGGACGGTTTTCCTCCAAACAATGCAGCATGGAGGCCCCAAAGTAATCAGCAGCACCCTTACCAGTTTCCTCCTATACCTAATCAGATGGGAATGCACAATCTAGCCCCAATGCAGATACCTTTGATGGCTATGCAGAGTCAAAATCAAATGATGTTCCAACCACAATTCAATGGTGGCCAGATGCCAATGCCAATGCCAGGTGGACCTGGAGGCTTAAACTTCTTTCCAGGCCAGGCTTCAGCGCCATGGCCTGCAATGGTTGGTCAGAACTGTTTCAACCAACCCTTTGGGATGGGTCGCGGTATTCAGCAGCAGCCATTACCGAATGAGCTGAATTTTAATCTGTTTTCTCAAGGTCTTCAGATGCACCGGCCACAGTCTCAAATGCACGGGCCACAGTCTCAGATGAATCCACAGTTCCAAATGCCACCACAGTTCCAAAGCCACCAGCAATCTCCAATGAACCCGCAGCACCAAATGATGCACCCACCACAGTCTCCAATGAACCCGCAGTTCCAAAGGCAACCACAATCTGATATGAGACAAAACCCGCAGTCACCAACTAACTCGCATTCCCCAGTGCAAACACAGTCTCAAGGGTTTAGCAGCGGGCAGTCTTCTGAACGGGGAAGGGGGTTCCGTGGTCGTGGTAGAGGTAGAGGTCGAGGTCGGGGTAGGGGTCGCTTTGGACGTGGTCGAGGTAGGCAACAGTCGGGCTGA
- the LOC104738846 gene encoding putative pentatricopeptide repeat-containing protein At1g03510, which yields MSSSYASNCTKLISLTKQLSSYASQGHHEQALNLFRQMHSSFALPLDAHVFSLALKSCAAAFRPVLGESVHAHSFKSNFIANPFVGCALLDMYGKCLSVSHARKLFDEIPQRNAVVWNAMISHYTHCGKIREAVELYEAMDVLPNESSFNAIIKGLVGTEDGSYKAIEFYRKMIEFRFKPNLITLLALVSACSAIGAFRLVKEIHSYAFRNLIEPHPQLKSGLVEAYGRCGCIAYVQLVFEGMIDRDVVAWSSLISAYALHGDAESARGTFQEMELAKVPPDDIAFLNVLKACSHAGLADEALVYFKRMQDDYGLRASKDHYSCLVDVLSRVGRFEEAYKVIQSMPEKATAKTWGALLGACRNYGEVELAEIAAMELWKIEPENPANYVLLGKIYMSVGRQEEAERLRLKMKERVVKVSPGSSWC from the coding sequence ATGTCTTCATCGTACGCGTCGAACTGCACTAAATTGATCTCTCTCACCAAACAATTGAGCTCTTACGCGAGCCAAGGACACCATGAACAAGCTCTCAATCTCTTTCGACAAATGCATTCTTCGTTCGCCTTACCTCTCGACGCACACGTCTTCTCACTCGCTCTCAAATCGTGCGCCGCAGCTTTCCGTCCTGTTCTAGGCGAATCAGTCCATGCCCACTCCTTCAAATCCAATTTCATTGCCAACCCTTTTGTGGGATGCGCGTTACTCGATATGTACGGTAAATGCTTATCTGTTTCTCACGCTCGTAAGCTGTTCGACGAAATTCCTCAGAGGAATGCTGTCGTTTGGAACGCTATGATTTCGCATTACACGCATTGTGGTAAGATTAGGGAAGCGGTGGAGTTGTATGAAGCTATGGATGTTTTGCCAAATGAGTCTTCTTTTAATGCCATCATAAAGGGTTTAGTGGGCACAGAAGATGGGTCTTATAAAGCAATTGAGTTCTATAGGAAGATGATTGAGTTTAGATTCAAGCCTAATTTGATCACGCTTCTTGCTCTAGTGTCTGCTTGCTCAGCCATTGGTGCTTTTCGTTTGGTGAAAGAGATTCATTCATATGCTTTTAGGAATCTGATTGAGCCGCACCCTCAATTGAAAAGCGGGTTAGTAGAGGCATATGGGAGGTGCGGATGCATTGCCTATGTACAATTGGTTTTTGAAGGTATGATTGATAGAGATGTGGTTGCTTGGAGTAGCTTGATATCAGCTTATGCACTTCATGGTGACGCGGAATCTGCTCGCGGAACATTTCAAGAAATGGAATTGGCTAAAGTACCACCTGATGACATAGCGTTTCTGAACGTGTTAAAGGCTTGCAGTCACGCTGGATTAGCTGATGAGGCTCTTGTTTACTTCAAGAGAATGCAGGATGATTACGGTTTGCGTGCAAGTAAGGACCATTACTCGTGTTTGGTGGATGTCTTAAGTAGAGTAGGGAGGTTTGAAGAGGCTTACAAAGTGATCCAATCTATGCCTGAGAAGGCAACGGCTAAGACATGGGGGGCTTTGCTCGGAGCTTGTAGGAACTATGGTGAGGTTGAGCTTGCGGAGATTGCTGCAATGGAATTGTGGAAGATAGAGCCAGAGAATCCGGCGAATTATGTGTTGTTGGGGAAGATATATATGAGTGTTGGAAGACAAGAAGAGGCAGAGAGACTTAGATTGAAGATGAAGGAGAGAGTAGTGAAGGTTTCACCTGGTAGTAGTTGGTGTTGA